A single Pogoniulus pusillus isolate bPogPus1 chromosome 27, bPogPus1.pri, whole genome shotgun sequence DNA region contains:
- the LOC135187344 gene encoding fibrinogen-like protein 1-like protein encodes MLALLAPLLALNIENLQTLKANPEDIINLHSDKHGENAKSRVAGSQQSNWPKDCSEIPASNPSGVYVIQPTGLHPIVVYCEMNGTEGGWTVIQRNHQSTEITWAESWSTYKYGFGNVLTDYWLGTEYIHQISKQKVYQVRFAIIDASNNTKFADYNLFYLEDESQGYRLRLGTYSGSAGDAMTSNSASSVHDNMKFSAKDLDQDTYSGNCASSYGGGWWYSACYAVRLNVKGAITWGSLCNGNCKASAILLKTAPYC; translated from the exons atgctggccctgctggctcctcttcttGCTCTGAACATCGAGAACCTGCAAACTTTGAAGGCAAATCCAGAAGATATCATTAACCTGCATTCAG ATAAACATGGAGAGAATGCAaagagcagagtggctggctctcagcagagca ACTGGCCCAAGGACTGCAGTGAGATCCCTGCTAGCAACCCCAGTGGTGTCTACGTGATCCAGCCCACAGGGCTGCACCCCATCGTGGTGTACTGTGAGATGAACGGGACAGAGGGGGGCTGGACAGTGATCCAGAGGAACCACCAGAGCACAGAGATCACCTGGGCTGAGTCCTGGAGCACCTACAAGTATGGCTTTGGGAACGTGCTCACTGACtactggctgggcactgagtacATCCATCAGATCTCCAAGCAGAAGGTTTACCAGGTCAGGTTTGCCATCATAGATGCCTCAAACAACACCAAGTTTGCAGACTACAACCTCTTCTACCTAGAAGATGAGTCCCAGGGCTACCGGCTGAGGCTGGGCACCTACTCGGGGTCGGCAGGAGATGCCATGACCTCTAACAGTGCTTCCTCAGTGCATGACAACATGAAGTTCTCTGCTAAAGATCTGGATCAAGACACTTACAGTGGGAACTGTGCCTCCAGCTATGGGGGTGGGTGGTGGTACTCGGCGTGTTATGCTGTCCGGCTGAACGTCAAGGGGGCCATAACGTGGGGCAGCCTGTGCAATGGGAACTGCAAAGCCTCTGCCATCCTCCTCAAAACAGCTCCCTACTGCTAG